The following coding sequences lie in one Moritella viscosa genomic window:
- a CDS encoding membrane protein produces MTYFLHLQISLHFLSFTRTFHIRYSFSFTSTYSYLSYTLFVFIYACFHLHVPFTYVIHLHLHLLSLTRTFHIRYSSSFTLAFTNSYLSHTLFIFIYTIRFHLHLPSLLSRTCHVRYSSSFTRICHARYSLALIHIL; encoded by the coding sequence TTGACTTACTTTCTTCACTTACAGATTTCCTTACACTTTCTTTCATTTACACGTACCTTTCACATACGTTATTCGTTTTCATTTACTTCCACTTACTCGTACCTGTCATATACGTTATTCGTCTTCATTTACGCTTGCTTTCACTTACACGTACCTTTCACATACGTTATTCATCTTCATTTACACTTGCTTTCACTTACACGTACCTTTCACATACGTTATTCATCTTCATTTACACTTGCTTTCACTAACTCGTATCTGTCACATACGTTATTCATCTTCATTTACACTATTCGTTTTCACTTACACTTGCCTTCTTTACTAAGTCGCACCTGTCACGTACGTTACTCATCTTCTTTTACACGTATCTGCCATGCACGTTATTCACTTGCACTTATTCACATACTGTAA
- a CDS encoding membrane protein, whose amino-acid sequence MSRAIFLSSPLAQLGRAVMTLLQRFGKVALFLLHGITHMFSRPWQWRRVLEQLYFIGAKSIVVICVTGLFTGMVLGLQGYYTLSQFGSTGLLGSAVALTLIRELGPVLTAIMIIGRAGSAMTAEIGIMRISEQIDALKTMTIDPIRFLVSPRIIAALISFPLLTAIFDTVGIFGGYLTGSQLLGINPAIYFYRVENSVLMADIMEGFIKSLFFSITVITVCCYHGYYTHTRRNNFGAKGVGFSTTTAVVQASILVLVQLQLYKQVF is encoded by the coding sequence ATGTCTCGAGCTATCTTTTTGAGTAGCCCATTAGCCCAACTTGGCCGTGCGGTCATGACTTTACTCCAACGCTTTGGTAAAGTAGCGCTATTCCTATTGCATGGGATAACACATATGTTTTCTCGTCCTTGGCAATGGCGAAGAGTGCTTGAACAACTCTATTTTATTGGAGCAAAGTCAATTGTTGTTATTTGTGTGACAGGTCTATTTACCGGTATGGTCCTCGGGTTACAAGGCTATTATACCCTATCTCAATTTGGCTCGACTGGTTTACTAGGTTCTGCAGTCGCACTTACCCTTATTCGCGAATTAGGTCCTGTGTTAACCGCAATAATGATTATCGGTCGTGCAGGCTCAGCAATGACTGCGGAAATTGGAATTATGCGTATTTCAGAACAAATCGATGCGCTTAAAACGATGACTATTGACCCGATTCGATTTCTAGTTAGCCCACGCATCATTGCCGCACTGATTAGCTTTCCGTTATTAACCGCTATTTTTGATACCGTCGGTATTTTTGGCGGCTATCTTACCGGGTCTCAATTATTAGGCATTAATCCCGCTATTTACTTCTATCGTGTAGAAAACAGCGTCCTAATGGCTGATATAATGGAAGGTTTTATTAAATCATTATTTTTCTCTATTACTGTAATAACGGTATGCTGCTACCACGGTTATTACACTCATACTCGCCGTAATAATTTTGGCGCAAAAGGCGTTGGATTTTCAACGACAACTGCAGTTGTACAAGCAAGTATTCTAGTGCTTGTACAACTGCAGTTGTACAAGCAAGTATTCTAG
- a CDS encoding putative exported protein translates to MKLITNYAIALSYAFIVSFIMTIIFNGTQIQVKQPVHSISVHKNRVAFTDSQGEKIAQLATVTERRNFIDMLVSV, encoded by the coding sequence ATGAAGCTTATTACAAATTATGCGATAGCTTTAAGCTACGCCTTTATAGTGAGTTTTATTATGACTATTATTTTTAATGGTACACAGATCCAAGTTAAACAACCGGTACACTCGATTTCAGTTCACAAAAACCGAGTAGCATTTACTGATTCACAAGGTGAGAAAATAGCTCAACTTGCAACAGTAACAGAACGCCGTAACTTTATTGATATGCTAGTAAGCGTTTAA
- a CDS encoding putative exported protein yields the protein MFKVSTLASIPLLIVAPTLMAEPFGHNNAQLSYRGEHWAVNVERAITERFYMAGFYHQTGDIALSSDVKAKAKILGAGLMTSANAGHMTEFYAGANLTQRSIKKWANGTTSQESNFYPSIIAGVKLSSSPKFEADFNVNHAFNDAKDTYDYLDGTYFTLGGKYFIDQSMALGLSYVWIKEQDKAISWDNIGISFSLYFE from the coding sequence ATGTTTAAAGTTTCAACGCTTGCAAGCATACCATTACTTATTGTGGCGCCAACATTAATGGCTGAACCTTTTGGCCATAATAATGCGCAGCTAAGTTATCGAGGTGAGCATTGGGCTGTAAATGTTGAACGTGCGATTACAGAACGCTTTTATATGGCTGGTTTTTATCATCAAACAGGTGATATTGCGTTAAGTTCAGATGTAAAAGCTAAAGCGAAAATACTTGGTGCAGGCTTAATGACGTCAGCAAATGCTGGTCATATGACGGAGTTTTATGCAGGAGCAAATTTAACTCAACGTTCAATTAAAAAATGGGCTAATGGTACTACATCGCAAGAATCTAATTTTTACCCTAGTATTATTGCCGGTGTAAAACTTTCCTCTAGCCCCAAATTTGAAGCGGATTTTAATGTTAACCACGCGTTTAATGATGCCAAAGATACTTATGATTATCTTGATGGAACATACTTCACTCTAGGTGGTAAGTATTTTATCGATCAATCAATGGCGTTAGGTTTATCTTACGTATGGATTAAAGAGCAAGATAAAGCCATTAGTTGGGATAATATAGGCATATCGTTTAGTCTATATTTCGAATAA
- a CDS encoding haloacid dehalogenase-like hydrolase, whose product MKYQWILFDADETLFHFDAFEGLQLMFSRFGVDFSRDDFSHYQTVNLPLWVDYQDGRITATQLQNKRFQLWADKLKVTTQTLNSAFMTAMVDICSLLPGAKTLISALTGKVNMGIITNGFTELQHARLEKTGLKDVFAPLVISEQVGIAKPDIGIFEYALSHMGDIQREQVLMVGDNPHSDILGGMNAGFDTCWLNSENAVLPNGIKPSYQVASLIQLQSLLLAA is encoded by the coding sequence ATGAAGTACCAATGGATCTTGTTTGATGCCGATGAAACTTTATTCCATTTTGATGCGTTTGAAGGATTGCAATTGATGTTTTCTCGTTTTGGTGTTGATTTTAGTCGTGATGATTTTAGTCATTATCAGACGGTTAATTTACCTTTGTGGGTTGATTACCAAGATGGTCGAATCACCGCAACACAATTGCAAAATAAACGCTTTCAATTATGGGCGGATAAACTGAAGGTGACAACCCAAACTTTAAACAGTGCATTTATGACGGCTATGGTTGACATATGCAGTTTATTACCTGGTGCTAAAACACTTATTTCGGCATTAACTGGGAAAGTAAACATGGGTATTATTACCAATGGCTTTACTGAACTACAGCATGCTCGTTTAGAAAAAACAGGTTTAAAAGATGTATTCGCACCACTTGTTATCTCTGAACAAGTGGGTATCGCGAAACCCGATATCGGTATATTTGAATATGCGCTAAGCCACATGGGGGATATACAGCGTGAGCAAGTGCTGATGGTTGGCGATAATCCGCACTCTGACATTTTAGGTGGGATGAACGCAGGTTTTGATACTTGTTGGCTTAATAGCGAAAATGCTGTACTACCGAACGGTATCAAGCCAAGTTACCAAGTAGCATCACTAATACAGTTGCAATCATTGTTATTAGCCGCTTAA
- a CDS encoding mce related protein has protein sequence MTQDRSTYLIGTVMKKSSIETSVGIFVLIGILCVGYLTIKLGKMELLGDNYYSVYADFNSATGLKGGANIEMAGVRIGQVEDIILLPNIKIARVKLKIEKRINLSVDVMASVKTAGLLGDRYLSLTPGGSDEQLQEGDSIEETESALDIEDLISKYIFSGDSK, from the coding sequence ATGACTCAAGATCGATCAACCTATTTAATTGGAACTGTTATGAAAAAATCATCCATCGAAACCTCTGTTGGTATATTTGTACTGATAGGTATACTCTGCGTCGGCTACCTGACTATTAAACTCGGTAAAATGGAGCTGCTAGGTGATAACTACTATAGTGTTTACGCAGACTTTAATTCTGCAACGGGCCTGAAAGGTGGTGCTAATATCGAAATGGCGGGCGTGAGAATAGGTCAAGTTGAAGATATTATATTACTACCAAATATTAAAATAGCACGTGTAAAACTAAAAATTGAAAAACGCATAAATCTCTCGGTCGATGTCATGGCATCGGTAAAAACAGCTGGATTACTCGGTGACAGATACCTATCCCTTACCCCTGGTGGTAGTGATGAGCAACTACAAGAAGGTGATAGCATCGAAGAAACAGAATCTGCACTCGATATTGAAGACCTTATTAGTAAATACATATTTAGTGGCGACAGTAAATAA
- a CDS encoding ABC transporter, ATP-binding protein, translating to MNIPLIQFCNVSKAFDGTQVLNNINLSVFKGEITTIIGKSGEGKSVLLKHIIGLLTPDSGSILFNGKSLSEHAKTEKQNLKKKFSYMFQDSALFDSMTVYENIALPLQEASKLNKIEIQQRVEKRMTQLDILGTEQQYPGQLSGGMRKRVALARALVTEPEIILFDEPTTGLDPIRKKAVHKMIADYQRKLGFTGIIVSHEIPEIFTISQRIALLNEGDIIFQGTPEQLNNDENPVIAEFVHGHES from the coding sequence ATGAATATTCCACTTATTCAATTTTGTAATGTCAGTAAAGCATTTGATGGCACTCAGGTATTAAATAATATCAACCTCAGTGTTTTTAAAGGCGAGATAACGACGATCATCGGTAAAAGTGGCGAAGGGAAAAGTGTTTTACTCAAGCATATTATCGGCTTATTAACTCCTGACTCTGGCTCTATTCTATTCAATGGCAAGAGTTTATCCGAGCATGCAAAAACAGAAAAACAGAATTTAAAGAAGAAATTCAGTTACATGTTTCAAGATTCCGCACTGTTTGACTCAATGACTGTATATGAAAATATTGCTCTACCCTTACAAGAAGCAAGTAAATTAAATAAAATAGAAATACAACAGCGTGTTGAAAAACGTATGACACAGCTAGATATCTTAGGTACAGAACAGCAATACCCAGGACAACTATCTGGAGGTATGCGAAAAAGAGTCGCTCTAGCACGCGCACTCGTCACAGAACCTGAAATTATCTTATTTGATGAACCGACTACAGGGTTAGATCCAATACGTAAGAAAGCAGTACATAAAATGATTGCAGACTATCAACGTAAACTCGGATTTACCGGTATCATTGTAAGCCACGAGATTCCTGAGATATTTACGATTTCTCAACGCATTGCACTGCTTAATGAAGGTGACATTATTTTTCAAGGTACTCCTGAACAACTAAACAATGATGAAAACCCTGTTATTGCAGAATTTGTCCATGGCCACGAGTCATAA